A genomic window from Yarrowia lipolytica chromosome 1D, complete sequence includes:
- a CDS encoding uncharacterized protein (Compare to YALI0D01001g, no similarity), whose protein sequence is MSAAKKLDTKKKEEKDMNNLVRSSASLLVYAKPTNQVLFLKRPGKGSFPASHVFPGGALDAKDPCLEYCAIRETHEETGLLCCDKPFVEKKELFEPVWKKLGLTKPYAHLLPVSNWTTPPTGVTNKRFINHLYICPVSSTFVHDVQMPSEAAIKSGEFNKGALEWLGPKEALDKFETGEIVLYPPQYYLLKALVENNCEEKKVSEILGMRKFEPVVIESLPAPEGHKKLVMDWGMGERGIITFKKGVPIKIEHLRDVPKL, encoded by the coding sequence ATGTCTGCTGCTAAAAAACTCGACActaagaagaaggaggagaaggataTGAACAACCTAGTACGATCTTCGGCCTCGTTGCTGGTTTATGCAAAACCCACCAACCAGGTGTTGTTTCTCAAACGTCCGGGAAAGGGATCGTTTCCCGCGAGCCATGTCTTcccaggaggagctctgGATGCCAAAGATCCGTGCCTGGAGTACTGTGCAATCAGAGAGACCCACGAGGAGACGGGACTCTTGTGTTGCGACAAGCCGTTTgtcgaaaaaaaagagctgtttgagcCCGTGTGGAAGAAACTGGGTTTGACCAAGCCTTATGCTCATCTTTTGCCTGTGTCAAATTGGACCACTCCCCCTACCGGAGTCACAAACAAACGATTCATCAACCACCTTTACATCTGCCCAGTTTCATCGACGTTTGTACATGACGTCCAGATGCCCTCGGAAGCAGCTATCAAGTCGGGGGAATTCAATAAAGGTGCGTTGGAGTGGCTGGGACCTAAAGAGGCACTTGACAAGTTCGAGACAGGAGAAATCGTGCTCTACCCTCCTCAGTACTACCTTCTGAAGGCTCTGGTGGAAAATAATTGtgaggaaaagaaggtgAGCGAGATTCTGGGTATGCGCAAGTTCGAGCCTGTGGTTATCGAGTCGCTCCCAGCTCCCGAGGGACACAAAAAGCTCGTCATGGACTGGGGCATGGGAGAACGGGGTATTATCACCTTTAAGAAGGGCGTCCCTATCAAGATCGAGCATCTCAGAGATGTGCCCAAGTTGTAG
- a CDS encoding uncharacterized protein (Compare to YALI0D01023g, no similarity) produces MVTLDFYRLWGHPSASPGSKNVAGLGNLGYHTPRLPLVDLVQHSDSMLDHHWIRRFPEPVRCLDGRQVQYHLHTQSKKDQCVTKPIVFCSSRIRHHL; encoded by the coding sequence ATGGTGACCTTGGATTTTTATCGACTTTGGGGGCATCCAAGCGCTTCCCCAGGCTCGAAGAATGTTGCTGGACTCGGTAATTTGGGCTACCACACTCCCCGTCTACCTCTAGTGGACCTTGTTCAACATTCTGATTCTATGTTGGACCACCACTGGATCCGTCGCTTCCCAGAGCCAGTGCGTTGCCTGGACGGCCGACAGGTCCAATATCACCTACACACACAGAGTAAGAAGGATCAATGTGTAACTAAGCCAATTGTTTTCTGTTCGAGCAGAATACGCCACCACCTCTAG
- a CDS encoding uncharacterized protein (Compare to YALI0D01045g, uniprot|Q9HGU7 Yarrowia lipolytica GTP-binding protein Rho1 GTP-binding protein of the rho subfamily of ras-like proteins) yields MPQPADLRRKLVIVGDGACGKTCLLIVFAKGTFPEVYVPTVFENYVADVEIDGRRVELALWDTAGQEDYDRLRPLSYPDANVIIICFAIDSPDSLDNVQEKWISEVLHFCQGVPILLVGCKVDLRNDPKTIEELRRTSQRPVTTEEGNAVAQKIGAGKYLECSARTHDGVREVFEHATRAALTAHGQKGSKSSSREGKKKCLIL; encoded by the coding sequence ATGCCCCAACCAGCGGATCTGCGAAGAAAACTCGTCATTGTCGGCGACGGAGCCTGCGGCAAGACCTGTCTGCTGATTGTCTTCGCGAAGGGCACCTTCCCGGAGGTGTACGTGCCCACCGTGTTTGAGAACTACGTGGCCGACGTGGAGATTGACGGCCGACGAGTGGAGCTGGCCCTGTGGGATACCGCCGGCCAGGAGGATTACGACCGACTGCGACCCCTGTCCTACCCCGACGCCaacgtcatcatcatctgctTCGCCATCGACAGCCCCGACTCGCTCGACAACGTGCAGGAGAAGTGGATCTCCGAGGTGCTGCACTTTTGCCAGGGCGTGCCTATTCTGCTGGTCGGTTGCAAGGTCGACCTGCGAAACGACCCCAAGACCATCGAGGAGCTGAGAAGAACGTCCCAGCGACCCGTCACGACCGAGGAGGGAAATGCCGTGGCCCAGAAGATTGGCGCCGGCAAGTACCTGGAGTGCTCTGCCCGAACCCACGACGGAGTGAGAGAGGTCTTCGAGCATGCCACCCGAGCTGCCCTGACTGCCCACGGCCAGAAGGGCTCCAAGAGCTCCAGCAGAGAGGGCAAGAAAAAGTGTTTGATTTTGTAA